One Longimicrobium sp. DNA window includes the following coding sequences:
- a CDS encoding response regulator, with protein sequence MSENTVLLVEDNPDNRDIYGTFLRHYGFTVVEAEDGEEGVRLAREFLPGVILMDVGLPLLDGLEATRLLKADPATADIPVVALTAHAMESDRRAAFDAGCDAYLAKPAEPSRVLEMVRSLMPVGAGGA encoded by the coding sequence ATGTCCGAGAACACCGTCCTTCTCGTCGAAGACAATCCAGACAATCGTGACATCTACGGCACCTTTCTCCGGCACTACGGCTTCACGGTCGTCGAGGCCGAGGATGGCGAGGAAGGGGTGCGTCTGGCGCGCGAGTTTCTGCCGGGCGTGATCCTGATGGACGTGGGGCTGCCGCTGCTGGACGGGCTGGAGGCCACGCGGCTCCTGAAGGCGGACCCCGCGACCGCGGACATCCCGGTCGTCGCCCTGACGGCGCACGCGATGGAGAGCGATCGGCGGGCCGCGTTCGACGCCGGGTGCGACGCATACCTCGCGAAGCCGGCGGAGCCCAGTCGCGTGCTGGAGATGGTGCGCTCGCTGATGCCGGTGGGGGCGGGCGGCGCGTAG
- a CDS encoding twin-arginine translocase TatA/TatE family subunit has translation MPFGLGFGETVIIFAVFLLLFGAKRLPELASGMGKGIRDFKRALNGLDENSIQANADQNYLQSTPVAPQVPAATPAAAAPVAAAESEKVAQ, from the coding sequence ATGCCGTTTGGACTCGGCTTTGGCGAGACGGTGATCATCTTCGCGGTGTTCCTTCTCCTCTTCGGGGCGAAGCGCCTCCCCGAGCTCGCGAGCGGGATGGGGAAGGGGATCCGCGATTTCAAGCGCGCGCTGAACGGGCTGGACGAGAACTCCATCCAGGCCAACGCGGACCAGAACTACCTCCAGTCTACGCCGGTCGCGCCGCAGGTGCCTGCCGCGACGCCGGCGGCCGCGGCTCCGGTCGCGGCGGCGGAGAGCGAGAAGGTCGCGCAGTAA
- a CDS encoding mismatch-specific DNA-glycosylase, which produces MGDGEWGMGGQAIPHSPIPIPPLYLVDGETVRTLPDLIAPGVRLLFVGFNPSVRAARLGHYYAGRNNRFWDLLAASGLTPRRFHFEEDRLLLGLGIGVTDLVKRPTRSAAEVTATEYREGVRRLRGIVAELRPRVVCYNGKGVYLLASGLASAPWGAQATQVAAGVTDFVVPSPSGLARIPFAEKARWFTELRTLMEGMQG; this is translated from the coding sequence ATGGGTGATGGGGAATGGGGAATGGGAGGGCAGGCGATTCCCCATTCCCCAATCCCCATTCCCCCGCTGTACCTCGTCGACGGCGAGACGGTCCGCACCCTGCCCGACCTGATCGCCCCCGGAGTGCGTCTGCTCTTCGTCGGCTTCAACCCCAGCGTACGGGCGGCGCGGCTGGGGCACTACTACGCGGGGCGCAACAACCGCTTCTGGGACCTGCTGGCGGCTTCGGGGCTCACGCCGCGCCGCTTCCACTTCGAGGAAGACCGGCTCCTGCTCGGGCTGGGCATCGGGGTGACGGACCTGGTGAAGCGGCCCACCCGCAGCGCGGCCGAGGTCACCGCGACGGAGTACCGCGAGGGGGTGCGGAGGCTGCGCGGGATCGTGGCGGAGCTGCGGCCGCGCGTGGTGTGCTACAACGGCAAGGGCGTGTACCTGCTGGCTTCGGGGCTCGCATCGGCGCCGTGGGGGGCGCAGGCGACGCAGGTGGCTGCGGGGGTGACCGACTTCGTGGTGCCGAGCCCAAGCGGGCTGGCCCGCATCCCCTTCGCCGAGAAGGCGCGCTGGTTCACCGAGCTCAGGACTCTGATGGAAGGGATGCAAGGATGA
- a CDS encoding glycine cleavage T C-terminal barrel domain-containing protein produces MSETTMRVIAEPPMRRFQEAAGALFTEVAGRSVAQSYGDTLAEYHAVRDGVGVAERSDRARIRMLGKDPAKMLHGLITNDLLAAPAGQGVYAAMLTPKGRTLAELRAFRRSIEEVLVEIPREALAGTCEHLLKFVPPMFARWADVSGEIEQLGVYGPKSGALLERVLGAGPGEMAEDAFREMTFGEAPVMVAMTRYVGSEIGFDLFAAPTVVPDLWTALLEQGAELGARPVGLAAIDALRMEAGRPRYGAELTEDVIPTEVFEETGMMERAISFSKGCYTGQEVIVRIAHRGHVNRHLRGFRLGDGPAPEVGTRLFHPETGKEVGRLTSVAFLPMLGETGALGFARREVEPGSELRVGSPDGPSAKVVKLPFQRGLDDGLVVVE; encoded by the coding sequence ATGAGCGAGACGACGATGCGCGTGATCGCCGAGCCGCCGATGCGGCGGTTCCAGGAGGCGGCCGGCGCCCTCTTCACCGAGGTGGCGGGGCGCTCCGTGGCTCAAAGCTACGGCGACACGCTGGCCGAGTACCACGCCGTACGCGACGGCGTGGGGGTGGCCGAGCGCAGCGACCGCGCGCGCATCCGCATGTTGGGGAAGGACCCCGCCAAGATGCTCCACGGCCTCATCACCAACGACCTGCTGGCCGCGCCGGCCGGGCAGGGGGTGTACGCCGCGATGCTGACCCCGAAGGGCCGCACGCTGGCCGAGCTGCGCGCCTTCCGCCGCTCCATCGAGGAGGTCCTGGTGGAGATCCCGCGCGAGGCGCTGGCCGGCACGTGCGAGCACCTGCTCAAGTTCGTCCCCCCCATGTTCGCCCGCTGGGCCGACGTCTCTGGCGAGATCGAGCAGCTCGGCGTGTACGGTCCCAAGTCGGGGGCGCTACTGGAGCGGGTGCTGGGCGCTGGGCCGGGGGAGATGGCCGAGGACGCCTTTCGCGAGATGACCTTCGGCGAGGCGCCCGTGATGGTGGCGATGACGCGCTACGTGGGGAGCGAGATCGGCTTCGACCTGTTCGCCGCCCCCACCGTCGTCCCCGACCTCTGGACCGCATTGCTGGAGCAGGGCGCGGAGCTGGGCGCGCGGCCGGTGGGGCTGGCCGCCATCGATGCGTTGCGCATGGAGGCCGGGCGCCCGCGCTACGGCGCCGAGCTCACCGAAGACGTGATCCCCACCGAGGTTTTCGAGGAGACGGGAATGATGGAGCGCGCCATCTCCTTCTCCAAGGGGTGCTACACGGGGCAGGAGGTGATCGTGCGCATCGCCCACCGCGGCCACGTGAACCGCCACCTGCGCGGCTTCCGCCTGGGCGACGGCCCCGCGCCGGAAGTGGGGACGCGCCTCTTCCACCCCGAAACCGGGAAGGAGGTGGGGCGGCTGACCAGCGTCGCCTTCCTCCCGATGCTGGGGGAGACGGGGGCGCTGGGCTTCGCGCGGCGCGAGGTGGAGCCTGGGTCCGAGCTGCGTGTCGGCTCGCCCGACGGCCCATCCGCGAAGGTGGTGAAGCTCCCCTTCCAGCGCGGCCTGGACGATGGTCTCGTCGTCGTCGAGTAG
- a CDS encoding DUF1802 family protein, producing the protein MVSSSSSRQALKEWASVERALATARVSLLVRKGGISERRGGFDVEHRAFWIFPTAFHQNAEELAPEFRDLLAAPEPASRDEVRLRVFAEVVEAFRVESLEVMARLAGLHPMAPETVRSRFEYKGRPYLHVILVRAYVLPEPIVIPNTIGYEGCVSWVALDDEIPTAGAVPVVGDAEFEALRAEVRGRVG; encoded by the coding sequence ATGGTCTCGTCGTCGTCGAGTAGGCAGGCGCTCAAGGAGTGGGCCTCAGTGGAGCGCGCCCTGGCCACGGCGCGCGTTTCGCTGCTGGTGCGCAAAGGGGGGATCAGCGAGCGGCGCGGCGGCTTCGACGTGGAGCACCGCGCCTTCTGGATCTTCCCCACCGCCTTCCACCAGAACGCGGAGGAGCTTGCGCCGGAGTTCCGCGACCTGCTCGCCGCCCCGGAGCCCGCCTCGCGCGACGAGGTGCGACTGCGCGTCTTCGCCGAGGTCGTAGAAGCCTTCCGCGTGGAGAGCCTGGAGGTGATGGCGCGCCTCGCCGGCCTCCACCCTATGGCGCCCGAGACGGTGCGATCGCGCTTCGAGTACAAGGGGCGCCCCTACCTGCATGTCATCCTGGTGCGCGCCTACGTCCTCCCCGAGCCCATCGTCATCCCCAACACGATCGGCTACGAGGGCTGCGTGAGCTGGGTGGCGCTGGACGACGAGATCCCGACGGCGGGTGCGGTGCCGGTGGTGGGGGATGCGGAGTTCGAGGCGTTGCGGGCGGAGGTGCGGGGGCGGGTGGGGTAG
- a CDS encoding DUF1579 domain-containing protein, with amino-acid sequence MSDAAMHVELTKEHQWLEQMVGEWTCEMEAEMSPGGPTDTHKSRETVRSLGGAWVVCEGEMGSGRTLMALGYDPAKGRFVGSFIGSMMTNQWIYEGELDESGNALVLSTRGPSVEDGSITDYRDTIEIRAPDHRVLTSSYRLASGEWTLFMTAHYRRV; translated from the coding sequence ATGTCAGACGCGGCCATGCATGTGGAGCTGACGAAGGAGCACCAGTGGCTGGAGCAGATGGTGGGCGAGTGGACCTGCGAGATGGAGGCCGAGATGTCCCCCGGCGGCCCCACCGACACCCACAAGTCCCGCGAGACCGTGCGCTCGCTCGGAGGCGCCTGGGTGGTTTGTGAGGGCGAGATGGGTAGCGGGCGGACGCTGATGGCGCTGGGGTACGACCCGGCGAAAGGGCGCTTCGTGGGGAGCTTCATCGGCTCAATGATGACGAACCAGTGGATCTACGAGGGCGAGCTCGACGAGTCGGGCAATGCGCTGGTGCTCTCGACTCGCGGCCCGAGCGTCGAGGACGGCAGCATCACCGACTACCGCGACACCATCGAGATCCGCGCCCCGGACCACCGCGTCCTCACCTCCAGCTACCGCTTGGCCAGCGGCGAGTGGACGCTGTTCATGACGGCGCACTACCGGCGGGTGTAG
- a CDS encoding DUF1206 domain-containing protein produces the protein MARIDGVAGQAGAAARDAAREAGPWVERLARMGYAARGVVYVILGIIAAQAARGERGAADQRGVFGEILQRPGGKFMLGLVAVGLLGYSLWRFVEASINPEHDGAGKRALFAISGVIHVGLALSAIRMALGSSSASSGGDSGAASWTATVMEAPGGRFLVGAAGLGVAAYGAVQLMQAYKAKLDKQLDLSPLSSGARTWAIRTARAGLAARGVVFLVLGFFLVQAARHSNPGETRGLGGALDALHDTAYGAWVLGLVAMGLIGYGITQLLKARYRRIKPA, from the coding sequence ATGGCGCGGATCGACGGAGTGGCGGGGCAGGCGGGCGCCGCGGCGCGGGACGCGGCGCGCGAGGCGGGGCCCTGGGTGGAGCGGCTGGCGCGGATGGGGTACGCCGCGCGGGGCGTCGTGTACGTGATCCTGGGGATCATCGCCGCGCAGGCCGCGCGCGGGGAGCGCGGCGCGGCGGACCAGCGGGGCGTCTTCGGCGAGATCCTGCAGCGGCCCGGCGGCAAGTTCATGCTCGGGCTGGTGGCGGTGGGGCTGCTGGGCTACTCCCTGTGGCGCTTCGTGGAGGCAAGCATCAACCCCGAGCACGACGGCGCCGGCAAGCGCGCCCTCTTCGCCATCAGCGGCGTCATCCACGTGGGGCTCGCCCTCTCCGCCATCCGCATGGCGTTAGGCTCGTCGTCAGCCAGCAGCGGCGGCGACAGCGGCGCCGCATCGTGGACGGCCACGGTGATGGAGGCGCCCGGCGGACGATTCCTCGTGGGAGCCGCCGGTCTGGGAGTCGCGGCGTACGGCGCCGTGCAGCTGATGCAGGCGTACAAGGCCAAGCTGGACAAGCAGCTCGACCTGTCGCCGCTCAGCTCCGGGGCGCGTACGTGGGCGATCCGCACGGCGCGGGCGGGGCTGGCGGCACGCGGCGTGGTATTCCTGGTGCTCGGCTTCTTCCTGGTGCAGGCCGCACGGCACAGCAACCCTGGCGAAACCCGCGGCCTGGGCGGCGCACTCGATGCCCTGCACGACACCGCGTACGGCGCCTGGGTGCTCGGCCTCGTCGCGATGGGGCTGATCGGCTACGGCATCACGCAGCTCCTCAAGGCGCGCTACCGCCGCATCAAGCCCGCCTGA